In Candidatus Woesearchaeota archaeon, the genomic window GTCAATTAGTATTATATTAGGCAAATTTTCATTGGCTCGTGCAGAAACTTTAACATAAAATGCCAAATGCCATTGGCGCCCCTTGCTTCTTAAACTCGGTTCATATAAATAATCATCTTCCTCTATCCAAAAATATAAGTGTGTTGAATCCCATTCTATTTTAAGATTAGATATGTCTTGCGTCCAAAATTTACCGTAGTCTTTGTTCAAAACGATATTAACATTTTTCTTATGCATGTGTTTTTCTCTGTCATCGGTTCCCTTGATCGTTTCTGGTTTTAAATCACTTATAATCGAAAGGTCCTCAATCCATTCATTTGTTTCCAAGTCTTTGACCGGTATCTTGTTGGGGAAAATATCATCAAAGGAATTAAAAAGAATAAAATTAGGAATATATTTTTTCTTTAGCAGATCCAATAAAGTTTGTTTAGATGCTAACAAATTTTCAAGATCCGAAAGCTTATTGATAGATTCTTCTAAGAAAGCAGAGAAATTGATTTTTTCTTTTTCGTCCGAAATATTGCCAACATTTGGGGCTGTCTGTTTTTTAAATTGAGATAGCAAGGTTTTTAGATTCTGAATATTATCAAAGTCTAAATCAAAAATAGTCCCGCCAAGTTGTGTATATTTTGTATGGATTTTTTTAGTCTCTTGCCATGAGGTTTCTATTTTTTTCTTTATCTCTGCTACTTCATGTAGATTCCAAATTCCAGCGGCAGTTAAAGATTGTCCTGTGATTGAATAATCATCTGGATAAGTTTTTTTAATATCTATAATAATGTCGTTGGAAACTTTTTTCTTCCAACCAAGTTCACCCATAATTTCTTTTAAAGTCGCTTTTTCTATTTTGAATGTTATTTCGATTTGTGGCACAGCTTCTTTATTTTTGATTGGCTTCGAACTTTCTCTAATTTTTTTATCAGTGTCGAAATCTTCCAATGCCTCTAAAATAGAGGTTTTCCCGGACTCGTTTTTGCCAGCAAAAATAGTAATAGTGTCTGTTAAATAACAGTCGCCGCTGTCTATTATTGATTTATAGTTTTTGATTCTAAATTTTTCTAATTTCATATTTTTAAAAATTAACTCTCTAAAAGCTGGCGAGGATACGAGATAGAAGTTTATCTCTTGTGCTTTGTCCTATCTACGAGAACAAAGTTTTTTGCTCTCTGATGATATGGAGGCACGCGATCGCCTTTTGACAAGGTGATTTCTTGCTTAGTACCGATGGGCTGATATTGCCCAGATATCGGCGTCTTCTCTCCCGTGTGAGTAATGACTTTCTTAGCCATGTTTTTAACTTCTGCTTAGCTTCTAATAATCAGAGGTTCGCCGACCTTTATTCAAACCCCCACCACAAATGCCATAAAGCACCTGTAGAGGGAGGATAAAGGCGACTTAGCTTGATATCAGAAAAGTGGGCGGAAGTTTCCTCACCAGCTTTTAAAGAACTAAAACTCTACTTTACGAACCCTGTGGATATCTCACCCTATACACAGTTTCGTATTTTTTTCGTATAATAGTTTTATAGTAGTTTTTTGCCGTTTCAATGTCAACTATGAAAATATCCACATTAACCAGAAATCAAAAAGCGATACTGGATTTCATCAAATCCTTTCAAAAAACGAAAGGATACCCTCCTACTCTGGAGGAGATCGGTAAAAAATTCAAATTGTCATCTCCGGCAACGGTACATCAGTATTTGTCCGTCCTGCGTAAAAAAGGATACGTGCAAAGACAAAAGGGTCATGCACGTTCTATTGAGATTTTTCAAAACGGCATAAGCGATCTTGTTGAGATTCCCTTACTCGGCATTATTGCCGCAGGAAAACCAGTTGAGGCAATCCAAAATCCGGAGCCGATTCAAGTTCCTAAAAATATGCTTTCAAAGTCAGGCCGTCATTATGCCTTAAAGGTTGAGGGCAACAGCATGATAAACGAGGGCATATCAGATGGCGATACTGTTATTGTTCGCGAACAGCCAGTCGTAGAAAACGGGGAATCAGCAGTCGCGTATTTACCCGAC contains:
- a CDS encoding AAA family ATPase, with product MKLEKFRIKNYKSIIDSGDCYLTDTITIFAGKNESGKTSILEALEDFDTDKKIRESSKPIKNKEAVPQIEITFKIEKATLKEIMGELGWKKKVSNDIIIDIKKTYPDDYSITGQSLTAAGIWNLHEVAEIKKKIETSWQETKKIHTKYTQLGGTIFDLDFDNIQNLKTLLSQFKKQTAPNVGNISDEKEKINFSAFLEESINKLSDLENLLASKQTLLDLLKKKYIPNFILFNSFDDIFPNKIPVKDLETNEWIEDLSIISDLKPETIKGTDDREKHMHKKNVNIVLNKDYGKFWTQDISNLKIEWDSTHLYFWIEEDDYLYEPSLRSKGRQWHLAFYVKVSARANENLPNIILIDEPGLFLHAQAQKDILGKLEDSAKETQLVFATHSPYLLEPDKLNRIRLIHRTKKDGTKIENKLHALADKETLTPILTAIGLELTAGIANLDKANNVIVEGPSDLYFLEAFKRLINKNKLNFVYGGGSGNMPFVGTILHGWGCKVLYLYDNDQGKKDGEKNLKNNWLVNKELIISVLEREGSTEDVFSQNDFKKYVLKNSSLTYTTSNSEYIKNKDNKADKVLLAKLFLESVEKNEVKLTQATIDNISKLFEKIESKF
- the lexA gene encoding transcriptional repressor LexA is translated as MKISTLTRNQKAILDFIKSFQKTKGYPPTLEEIGKKFKLSSPATVHQYLSVLRKKGYVQRQKGHARSIEIFQNGISDLVEIPLLGIIAAGKPVEAIQNPEPIQVPKNMLSKSGRHYALKVEGNSMINEGISDGDTVIVREQPVVENGESAVAYLPDSNEATLKKIYKEKNRIRLQPANPEMKPFYEKNVEIQGKVVGVLRKFK